TTTGCAATACTCGAGCATCTTTCCCAGGGGTGTGCCGTCTTTCTTCAGTTGGAGTATACTCGATATGCTGTACTGGTATTTTGCAAAACCAGAAGGGCCCTGTGTCTCGTAGACCCTTTTCAGCATCTTCTCCCAATCATGAACAGTGTTCGGAAGGCATGTTCTCACAGTATCCTCCTTCGTGCTTTTTCTGAACCCCGGGCGTTGCCTGGGGAGGTAAAGGTATGCGCGAAAGGCCACCCAGGGTTGCAGTACCCCTCCCGGGGTTCATGATATACAATAGCAAAGCACGTGCCACTGTGAATTGGATCGATTTACCGCAAATAAGGCGGAAAATGAAAAAAACGAGGTTGCATTATTCAACACGGCAGTTGCATTTTGCAACTCTGGGTTCTATTGCGTGATCTTGAGCCTGTGGATCATGCGCCAGAGGGAGGTGCGGTTAATGCCGAGTATCTCCGACGCCCGCGCCTTGTTGCCGCCCGTCTTCTCGAGAATCTCCTGTATATATGACCTGCCCACTTCTTCGAGCGTCTGCAGGTCTTCATCGGGATTGCTGAACGACCGCTCCGGGGCGGTACGTATACTCTCGGGCAGGCTTTCTGCCGTTATTTCTTCTGATGTCTCGAGGAGCGTCGCCCGTTCTATAACATTCTCAAGCTCTCTGACATTACCGGGCCATTCATAACAATCGAACAAATTCAGGGCTTCCCGGGATATGCCATGGATCGGTCTCTGGTTCTCTTCGGCATATTTCCTAAGAAAATGGCCGGCGAGCATGGCTATGTCCTCTTTCTTTTCTCTCAAAGAGGGCAGATCCAGGGTAATGACGTTAAGGCGATAGTACAGGTCTGCCCTGAAGGCGCCTGCCTTTATCATCTCTTCCAGGTTCCTGTTCGTGGCCGCGACGACGCGGACGTCGACCTTCTTGCGCTGTGTGGAACCAACAGGCTGTATCTCGCCATTCTCGAGCACCCTGAGGAGTATCTGCTGCAAACGGAGGCTGATATCACCGATCTCATCAAGGAATACCGTGCCGCCGTGGGCCACTTCAAAGACACCCTGCTTGTCCCGTGTCGCTCCGGTGAATGCGCCCTTTGTGTACCCAAAAAGCTCGCTCTCCAGGAGCGTTTCCGCCAGAGCCGCACAGTTGACTGGCAGGAAGGGCTTCTCGGACCTGACGCTGTTGAAGTGAATTGCCCGCGCAACGAGTTCTTTTCCGGTCCCCGTCTCGCCCAGGATAAGTACGGTTGCCCTGGAGTCCTTTATCTTTTCTATGGTCTTGTAGACCTCGACCATGGCCTCGCTGTTTCCCACCAGATTGCCGAAGCTGTATTTTTTCTTCAGCTGGTTCCTTAAGAAGCGGTTGTCATCGACAAGGGCCCTCTTGTCGAGGACCTTCCGCACGATAAGCCGTATCTCGTCCAGGTTGAACGGCTTCGCTATATAATCCTCGGCTCCTTCTTTCATTGCCTCTACAGCCGTATCGACGGTCGCATAGGCGGTAATGATGATAACGCTCGTATCCCGCGCCAGCTTCTGGACCGCACGCAGGACGTCCATGCCGTCTATCCCCGGGAGCTTGAGATCGGTTATAACGAGGTCGTAGACCGTATCCTTTATCATCGATACGGCGATATCACCCGATTCAGTTGCATCGACCGCATACCCTTCACGGGTCATGATCTCCTTGAGAGCATTCCTGAGCTTCGTGTCGTCTTCCACAATAAGGACGCTTGCCGGGTTCAATCCTGGTCACCTGCCTTTTGATTGCGTTGGTTGTTCTCTTCGAGGGCCGGAAGTTCAATACCGAAGATCGTGCCCGTTGTGCCGGGGAAAGTCTCCCTTTCATCGCATGAGCTTATTACCTTGATGTCACCACCCATCTTCCTTACCATTGAATAGCTTATGGCGAGTCCCAGTCCGGTACCGTCTTCCTTGGCCTTGGTTGTAAAAAAAGGATCAAAAACACCATCGATGTGTTCCCGTGATATGCCGGGGCCGGTATCCTGAATGTCGACCACGACCTTATGCTGCTCCGGCAGGAACCTGGAGAATACGCTCAGTGTACCTCCGTTATCCATTGCTTCGATTGCATTTGAGACAACATTCATCAATACCTGGTGCAATATGCTCGCATTGCCTCTTGCAAGAGGGATGCCGGGATGAAGCTCGCGCCGGACAAAAATGCCTTTCT
This sequence is a window from Syntrophorhabdaceae bacterium. Protein-coding genes within it:
- a CDS encoding sigma-54 dependent transcriptional regulator — protein: MNPASVLIVEDDTKLRNALKEIMTREGYAVDATESGDIAVSMIKDTVYDLVITDLKLPGIDGMDVLRAVQKLARDTSVIIITAYATVDTAVEAMKEGAEDYIAKPFNLDEIRLIVRKVLDKRALVDDNRFLRNQLKKKYSFGNLVGNSEAMVEVYKTIEKIKDSRATVLILGETGTGKELVARAIHFNSVRSEKPFLPVNCAALAETLLESELFGYTKGAFTGATRDKQGVFEVAHGGTVFLDEIGDISLRLQQILLRVLENGEIQPVGSTQRKKVDVRVVAATNRNLEEMIKAGAFRADLYYRLNVITLDLPSLREKKEDIAMLAGHFLRKYAEENQRPIHGISREALNLFDCYEWPGNVRELENVIERATLLETSEEITAESLPESIRTAPERSFSNPDEDLQTLEEVGRSYIQEILEKTGGNKARASEILGINRTSLWRMIHRLKITQ